CTCTGCAATGCTGTGATACAGAGCACGCCACGCATCACCGATTTCCGGCGTATATTTATCGCCCAGAACTTCTTCAAGGCTGACGATGAGCGCGTCCCCCATTTTATTGAAGTGTGCTGGCTTGAGCGAAAGGTGCGTATGCTGCTGAGTGAGTTCCCTTAAGACGACTTGTAGCTTTTCCGGCTCATCCAGGGTATGGATAATCTTAATCAGGAACGATACAAAGCGGTGTTGTTGCAGCTTGAGGTCCTTAAAGTGAACGCGGAAATGCGGCATCACAACAAGAACATGATCGTAAAAGATCTTGCCAACCTGCTCTTGATCCAGATGTAAGAGTGTGTAGTGAAGCAGGATTTTCTGCTTATTCGTGATGGTTATCATGACTGATTCAGTTTGAGGGCTCCCATCTATAGTTTATAGTCCGATTTGGCCGCCTGGATAAGCATAGAACTCGATTTTCTCACATTCTCTTCATCTTTAATCGCCATTCTCTCACATCCGATCATGAGATGAGGGTTTTTTCGTAACACACGCTTAAGGGATCATCCTTGTATTCACCGTAACAGGGGCAAATATAGAACCCGGCACTCTCGTACAAGCCGATAGCCTGTGGTTGTAAAACGCCTGTTTCCAACTTCAGCCGCGTATAACCAAATTGACGCGCATTGGCTTCGAGCGCCTCAAGGAGGTGGCGAGAAATACCCTGGCCGCGCATCGGCTGCCGCACGAACATACGCTTAATTTCGCCAATGCTCGCGTCTTCCATCGGGCGTAAGGCGCCACAGCCAGCAGGTTGATCATCAACCCAGGCAACCAGGAATACCGATCTTGGCAGCATAGCATCCGCTGGCACAAAGCCGCCATCGCCCTCATCACCGTACATAGCTCCTAATTCAACGGAAAGCTCACGGATCAATGCCTGGGCAACATGACTATCAGCCATTTCTGGCTTCACGATAACGGCCATTTGAGCATCTTTCGATCATTAGGCAAGACCACGGCTCAGAGAGAACGGGCACATAGACGCTATGCCTGCCTGAGCAATCAACTTCTATATAACGTCCATCGAATAGGGATGACTTTATACTCTAACGATATGCTATCGTAGAGTGTGTATAATAGCATCAATTTGGCGCTCAATTTGCGGATAACTATTTAAAAAGCTGTTTAATAAAGCGCTTTTTACAAGGAACTTTATGCGCGAAGAACCACAAATAGCCTGGTCAGCCGTGTGGCACGTATTGCCAACGGCTTATCGCTATTTTGATGGGTCTATTTTGCTGTGCCGCGAATCAAGCGTGATCAGAACAGCCTCGCAAGAGCTAGGCTGATTTAAATAGGCAAACCACATAAGAAACCGGAGGATCAATGGAGCTAACATATCGTGGGGCAACCCTGGAAGATGTGGCCCTACTTGCCCGGATGAACAAACAACTCATCGAGGATGAGAACAGCCGTAACCCGATGTCCGTGGAACAGCTTGAAGCCCGGATGAAGCGCTGGCTGCAAGATAGTTATGAAGCTGTGTTCATCATGCATGGTGACGATGTCGTAGGCTATATGCTCTACCGCACCATTGATGATGAGTATTTCCCTTATAACAGCAATATCCACATCCGGCAGTATTTTGTGATGCGCAGCTGGCGGCGGCGCGGCATTGGGCAGATCGCCTTTGAGCAGATCGTCAGCGACTTCTTCCCAGGGGAAAGCGCCATCACGCTGGATGTGCTGGAACGCAACCCAGAAGCAAAACAATTCTGGCTGAAGCTCGGGTTTGCCGTCTATCATACGACCCTGCGCCGGGAAGGTAACGGCGAAGAACCACCGGAGCTGATGCCTCGTTAACAGCCTCCAAAAGCGACTTTTCTAAGCCTGTGCGCTTGATACATCCATACGCTTAAGGCAAGCATAGCCACATCGCGTTATGCTTGCTTTTTGCCGTTATCGCTGTAAAAAGTCTGGATATAATGCGGCGCAGGGTGGCGCACCTGCACAAGTTGGTCGAGCACAGCCTGTATATCAAAGGCGACCTGATGCAGGTTGATTTCATAACCGTTTTCGTCGGCCTCTAACAGCGCATATTTGGCTAAAGGGGTTCCTTTGGGGTTGCCAACGCTGCCGGGGTTAATGATATGCACGCCCTTAACGCGGCACTCTAGCTGCCAATGGGTATGCCCCACGATGATACAATCGGCATCATGCCCCACAAATAGCGCAGCCACGTCTTCATCGCTCATATCCGGGTATAGGCCCTCGACGCCATCATCATAACCAGGGCGAGCATGGACCAGTAAAACGCGGGTACCATCAGGCAGCGTAAGGCGCATTTCCATAGGCAGGGCTTCTAACCAGTGCATCCAATAAAGCGGGTCAGCATCACGCTCGTCGAAGTGAGCAATCGCGCCCTGCGTCCAGCAAAAGCCGGAATACACTTCCACCACAACGGGGACCATTTCAGGGTCCTGGGCAGCGTCTTCTAAGCTCGGCGGTGGGAACGCACCTTCATAGAGATAGCGATCTGTGTTGCCACGAATGAAGGCCGCATTCGGGACCTGCCGGATACGCCGCAGTACATTGACCGGGTCCGGCCCAATGGCGACATAATCCCCCAGGAAGTAAGTTGCATCGACGCCACCGCGTGCTTCAATATCTTCCAAAACAGCATCCAGGCCGATGCTGTTGCCGTGTATATCGCTGATAAAAGCCAATCGCATGCGTTACTCCTTATCTGGGTTTGAGGACGTAAACGGTACCGAACCGGGTCACTTCGTAATCAGCTAAATCATGACGAGCGAGGCCAGGCTCCCACACGACAATATAATCAGCATCATCGGCCCACCCAATCGGGTTGGTATTGGCATTCGTCAGGCCCTGCAGAGACAGCAAATAATCATAAGGCAGGCCCATCGTATAAGCCGGGTCGACCTGATTCCAGGGAATGATCCACCAGTAATTACGCATCTCTGGCATGATATCATAGCTAATCGTCAGCGGCTCACGACCCTGCCAATCCTGGGCAATGTAGTCCGCCACAGCTTCTATATGGCGGTACAGCCATGCATTGGCAGGTGTATGCTGGCTATCATCATAATTCAGCACCCGCCCAACACGGTCCAGCCCACCGACAGCCGCCATGATCGTGACAGCAACCATCAACAAACCGCGTTGCAAACGCTGCTGCGGCACCAGCCATCGCAAACACGCATCTAACGTGGCGGCAACCATCATCATTTGCACGCTGACGAAGCCAGGATAATAAGTCGGCTGTTCCCAAGGTGGTGTACGCGTCACGACGAACCCAGCTTGAATCACGAGCAGGAACAACAGCAAAATCAGCATATGCCCGGCCCATGTCCCTGTAATGACCTGCCGGAACTGCCGCCAGCCCTGGCGATAGAGCCGTAAGCTGACCTGCACTATCGCAAAGAGACTGCCCCCTATAAATAACGAGGACATCACGTGGCGGACGATGACGCCCCAATCGTTAAAGGGACCAAGCCCTTGCGGCGTCCCCTGGAATGCCAACCAGAATGCATAACGGAATTGTTCCGGGATCGTGACTATAAAGCCGACCAAACGCTCGACTATTGAGCGTGACGGGGTGGGCTGGGCTGGCGTCACGACTTCCGGCGATGTCGGGGGCTGGGGTGTCGGGGCTTGCTCTGTGGCAATTGAGGGTGCCGTGATTGCATCGTCGCTGGCTGGTTGTTCGATTGGTTGAGGGCCATCATAGGGTGGGGCAATGGGGCCGCCTTCCGGCTTTAGATACGCGACAGCATCCAGAGCAGCCTGGCCCACCAATGCATCCCGTGACAAGAAAGCCCGTATATCGGCAAAATCGCGTTCCGCCTCAAATGCCAGATAGGGTGCTATCAGCACCAGTACACCGAGCGTGCCAATCAACAACCAGCGCCACTGCCAGCGCGCGCCGATCACCAGGGCGATGATGAACATGGCCGGGTAAAGCAGCACTGCGCCAAAATGCGTCATGAAGCCCGCCGTCGCCACAATGCCCGCCATCGCCAGATATGCGCCTCGGTCTGTCGTGTGCCATCGCCATAAGGCGTAGAGCGTCAACGCATAAAAACCCGGCAGCAAGAGCTGTGCCCAGGCGGTATAGGTCCCAGCAATAGCCGTCTCGTGGTATGTAAAGAGGGCCGCAGCCACCAGCCCTACCTGCAAGCCGAATAGATCATTGCTCAACCGGAAGACGGCAAACGTGCTGATAGCATTCCAGATGATGCCCGTTAACAGCATGCCCCAAAACGGATCGTTCGTCAGGATGACCGCCGGAGCGTTCAGCCAGACCAGCATGGGCCAGTTATAGGCCGCCACGCTGCTGAGCGTGCCAAATGCCGGGAAAGACCCCCCGGCGAGCCAATCCGTCGTACGCATGACGACCGGGACAATATCAATTTCCCAGACCATATTATGCGCGCCCAACAGCTTGGGAATCAGGCTCAGCAGCCAGATGAGCACCAGAGCCAACCATGCCGCCCATGGCATGGGATGAGGAGTCGTTTCATGTGTGTTTGCGTTTGCGTTCATAGGGCCGTATTTTGCGGGTAATCCATCACAGAGGCAAGGTCTGTATCCACGCACCGTGGGCTAAATAGGCAGAATTTTCGTTGGCGGCAAACGCCCCGCTCAACTATCCTGAGGCTCTGGCCCAACGCGATCTACACAAGCGAGGTGACATGCGCAAACAACAACCACAGAAAAATTTCATTGAAAGAGGTATCGACAGCTACAACGAATATCAAATGCGGCGACAGCGGCAAAGCTGCCTCTTTATCATCTATGCAGCGATTGCATTTGCGATCCTTGCCGCGATCCTGGCAGTGATTGGGCTGGTTATCACCACAGTGGAAGAAAGCCAGGTCGTCAGCGATTACGGCGAACAAATCGCCAATTTATGCAGCCCCGTCTCCCCCGGCACAGATGACCCTGATAATGCCCCACAAGGCGAAACGCCACTGCCCATGCTCATCATGCGGGCAGGCACGCGGCAGCGCCATAGCTGGTACCAGGACTTACCGCAGGCATGGCGCGGCACCTCTCAGACAGATACCGCCACAGTAGCCTGCGTCGAAGAAGAAGAAACCCCATTAGAGACGTGCTCTTATATGCGTAACTCCGACGAAGATGCGTACACAGCAAATTTTGAGCGTGTCCAACATACCACGACGATTCATCTGCTGAATGCGGCAACTGGGCGGCGCATTGACACACTGATTCTAGAAGGCACTCTGCCAGAAAGTTGCCCAGAGGATGATCCTGGCGGCGTCAGCACAGCCATCGAAGGCACAGAGCCGACATTTGATGAAGCGGCCCCCTGGTTTGAAGCGTATGTCTTTGGAGATTCTGTAGAATAAGAACCCTCAGCTGAGGCGTTGGCGCATGGCCTCAAACGCGACGACAGCCGCCGTCGGCGACATGCCCAGGGACCGCCTGAAATCGCGGCCATAAGGGAGCTGCAAAACCGCATCAACGGCATTGGCGATGCCCCGCGAGAGGCCGCGTTTTTCCCCACCGATGAGGGCAAATGTCGGCTGACGCCAATCATAGGCGTAGATTGTGCTGGCTTTGGGGTCCGCATCCAGGGCAACCGCTTGCATCCCACGCGCCTTAAAATGCTGCACAGCGTCTTCTGCTGTCTCTGCATAGGCGATGGGGATACGCTCAGAAGCCCCGGCAGATGAGCGCGCGACAATCGAAGTCGCACTGGCCCATTCCCGCGGGCGCAGGACCAACCCGTGCACGCCAGCCGCATAGAGTGAACGCACCGCCTGCCCGAAGTTAAATGGGTCCTCTTGCCCATCCAGCATAATAATCAGCGGGGCGGCTTCGTCCTGGGCCAATTCAGCTAAGGGCAGCGTCCGACGCTCACCAACCAGCGCCGCCACCCCGCCATGCGAGTTCCCATTCGTCACCTGCTCGATCATCGCATCGGGCACGCGCTCAAACGGAATCTGCTCAGCCTGGGCCAATCGCAGCAGCGCATGGGCCGATTTATTGAGGATGCCTTCACGGATATAGAGCGTTTCAATCGGGCGGCTGTGGGCTTCTATGGCTGCACGCACAGAAATATGGCCTTCGAGGACTTCTTGAGAGGGCAATTTGGGCTCCAGAGATAAGGGTTCTGCTCAATTCAACGCGCCAGCCAATTGGGCAATGACGAACGCGACGAACAGCGTTGCAATGAGGATGGACCAGGCCACGAGACGCCCACTATCCTGCACGGGCGAAATATCACGCTCTTCAATGGTGACCTCGCCCAATAAATCACACTGAAAATCGAGATTCTTCTTCCCCCGTGTCAGGCGTACAAAGTAATCGCCATCATGGGTGACGACCCAGCCATCTTCTTGCTCCGTCCAATCATCGCCCAGATGCGCTTTCATCGCGGCCTCAATCTGACGGCGAGCATCTCCTGGCGCGATGGGGTCTATCTCTGCTTGTGTCTGTGTGATTTCAGCATCCGGCTGGGCAGATGCACCTGACCATTCTTCGTGCACAAATGGCTCCTATAGGCTTGGTTCGCTAGGGTGACGCGACGAATTGCTGGCCGACGAGATATTCATCACAGAACGGACCAATGATGCCATTACGACCCCGTGCCGCGACGGTAATCGCCCCGTATTGGCTGAAGAGATTGGATTGAGCAGCCAGACGAGATTCCAGCGTTTCCACGTACCCATCATAATGCAGGCTATCCGCCAGACGGAAGAAGACCATATAGCCGGTTGCGTCTTCCAGCGGGTTCCAGATCAGCGTTTGCGTATCATTCTGGACCGGGCGCAAGACAATATCACAGCGCGGCAGGCGCGGCCCATCCGCAACAGTCAGCACGAACATCATAATCGACTGTGTGGCGCGCGTTAGATAATCGAACTCAATATACTGAATGAGGTCATTGGCGGAGGCATTGGGCCATTGTTCCAGCGTATTGATGAAGCGAATCGCCGGGACGCCGGCATCACTGAATGAGAAGTGATCGCCATAACGACCTTCGCGGTCACGGCTAGTTTCGACTTCCAGCCGCATATCCAGGCCATAATAATCGCTGATCATCTCCGCCATACGGGCCATCTGGCGTGACTGCGAGCTATTAGAATCATCGGAGTAGACGCTCAACTCATGATCATCAATATTACCGCTGTTATCGTCGGCATTACCAATGCTGTCGATGTTGATCATGCCCAGCACATCCATCCCTGAGCCGAGGATGATGTCATTCACGAAGGCTTTACTGCCCTGACGCTCATGCTCTTCAGCACTGAAGGCGACGAAGATCAATGTCGCCCGGTAGCGCCGCTGACTGAGGATGCGTGCAATCTCCAGCATGCCCGCCACGCCGGAGCCATTATCATTGGCACCGGGGGCGGCAATTGTGGGGTCCTTGAGGTTTGGTCCGACGCTGTCATAGTGCGCGCCGATGACATAAATACCCGCGTTCGTCTCGCTCCCCTGGATATAAGCAAAGACGTTGTAATTCGTCGCGCTCTGGGTCGCCGTGTTATAAGCCGTGAAGGCATGGGGCGTTGGCACAGTCAGGTTGCCACCGGAGCTATCCGAAATCAGCCGGAATTGTTCTTCAATGTAACGTTGCGCTGCGCCAATACCCGTCGCACCCGTCTGTGACGAGAGGATATGGCGCGTCTGCACATTTTGCAGATATTGAATATGCGCCCGCATCCGTTCCGGGTCAACCTGATTCAGTAGATTCTTGATTTCAACACTGGGATCAACAACAGGGGTCTGCACGCCCCCTAGTGTGAGATCTGGCTGCTGCAACTGCCCGCCGGATTCCACGCCGAGCGTCGGCGGAGGCGTCGCGGTTGCACGCGGCACCATCGTCACATAGGCGTCCGATTGGGCAGTCCCGAGGTTACATGCACTCAGTAACAGGGTCAGGCCGATTAGACAACTTAATTGAATCAGGGAAAAAGAACGTCGCTTCATGTCGATTAGTTTAGCATAGTTTGCCGGTCATCTAGCATGAGGGAGCGGAAGACGTGTGTATGACGTGGGGCAAGCGCAGGCCATCCGCCAGTCGCACATCATAGAGGGATGCCGCCGTTGATACAAGGGCCATGTTCAAGGGCTGGCATTGATCCATCAGCCGTACCCCTGCAAAGCAAATGGGCCACCCAAGGATGACGTTTATCCTTATTTGAGACGGTATTTAGCGAATTTGACCTTTTTCCAGGCAGGTTAATCGGGACATTCAAGAATGTTCAGGGTATAATGATATTGAACATATAAACAGTATTTGATGTTCATATGAACAATGTTATGATCGAAAGACGGATACAAAGGCATTCTGTTGCCTTGTAAGCGCCCTACAGCCTATGATGGTTGAAGCATATTTGTTTATGAAGGACAAACTATTAGAAAAGGACTTTGAATGTATACAATAGGCGTTGATTTCGGCACATTATCCGGGCGAGCCGTGCTCGTCGATACGCGTGATGGCCGCGAAGTGGCACAGGCCGTCTACGAATATCCCCATGCGGTCATGGATGAGAAACTCCCTTCCGGCAAGTCTTTGCCGCCGGAATGGGCCTTGCAGCATCCGCAAGATTATTTAGATGTTTTCTACAAGACAATCCCGGCAGTCATTAAAGAGAGCGGCATCGACCCGAACGAGGTCAAGGGCATCGGTATCGACTTCACGGCCAGTACGCCCATGCCCGTCATGGCCGATGGGACGCCGCTGTGCTTCGTCCCCGGCTACGAAGATGAACCCCATGCTTACGTCAAACTCTGGAAGCACCACGCCGGGCAGCCACAAGCCGATAAGATTAATGCTGTGGCACGGGAACGCGGCGAGAGCTGGCTCCCGCGCTATGGTGGCAAATATTCATCGGAATGGTTCTTCAGCAAACTGCTGCAAATCCTGGAAGAAGCCCCGGATGTCTATAACAAGTTCGATGTCTTCATCGAAGCCGCCGACTGGGTCATCTGGCAGTTATGTGGGCAAATGACGCGCAATACTTGTACATTGGGCTATAAGATGCTCTACCAGGATGGCAGCTACCCCTCCGAGGCCTATTTCGCGGCGCTCAACCCCGCCTTTGCAGATGTCATCAGCACGAAGGTGACGGGCGACTTTTCGCCATTGGGTGGGCGCGCAGGTGGCCTGACGGAAGCCATGGCCGAAAAACTCGGTTTACCAGCCGACATCGCTATCGCTGTGGGCAATGTCGATGCTCATGTGACAGCCCCGGCTGTGAAGGCAACAGGCCCCGGCGTGATGGTCATGATTATGGGCACTTCGACCTGCCATATCATGTCTGCGGAAAAGCTGGAAGAGGTCGAAGGTATGTGTGGCGTCGTCGATGGCGGCATCATTGATGGCCTGTATGGCTACGAAGCCGGACAATCTGGCGTGGGCGATATTTTCGCCTGGTTTGTCGATAATGCTGTGCCTGCGGAATATCAGGAAGCCGCAGACAAAGCCGGGATGAACCTGCACGCTTACCTGGAACAAGAAGCAGCCAAGCAAAAAGTCGGTGAACATGGCTTGATCGCGCTCGATTGGTGGAACGGCAACCGCTCGACGCTTGTCGATGTGGACCTGAGCGGGTTGTTAGTCGGTGCGACCCTGGCAACACGTGCGCCTGATATTTACCGCGCATTGATTGAATCTACCGCCTTTGGCACGCGCGAAATTATCGAAGCTTTTGAGGGTAATGGCGTCGCCGTGAATGAACTGGTGGCCGCTGGTGGCCTGCCAGAGAAAAACGCCCTCCTGCGCCAGATTTACGCCGACATCACCGGGCGCACCTTCAAGCTGGCCGGGTCCTCACAATCGCCAGCGCTTGGCTCTGCCATCCATGCTGCTGTGGCCGCTGGCCTCTATGAAGATGTGGCCGCCGCTGGTGAAAAGATGGGCAAACTCAAAGAAGAAGTCGTCACACCGATCCCAGAAAATCAGGCGGTGTATGACAAGCTCTATGCTGAATATAAGACACTCTATGATTACTTCGGTCGCGGTGAGAATGACGTCATGAAGCGCCTAAAGAAGATCCGCAACACAGCAAAAGGGGAAGACTAGATGCTGCTACCTGAACTACGTCAAATCGTCTGTGAGTTGCACGCTGAACTGCCGAAAAACAGCCTCGTCGCATGGACGAGCGGCAACATCAGCGGGCGCGACCCTGAAACAGGGTTGGTGGTCATCAAGCCAAGCGGCGTGACCTTCGCGGAATTGACGCCGGAGAATATGGTCGTCGTGGATATTGATGGCAAAATCGTTGAAGGTGATTATAAAGCCTCGTCCGATACAGCCTCGCACTGCTATATCTATCGTCATATGCCCGATGTCAACGGTATCGTGCACACACATTCACGTTATGCGACCGCCTTCGCCACCCTGGGCCGTGAAATCCCATGTGTGACCACCGCCATGAGCGATGAATTCGGCGGGCCGATCCCATGCGGCGGCTTTGCCCTGATTGGTGGCGAGGAAATCGGCCAGGTCGTCGTGGAGACCATCAAAGATCATCGCAGCCCGTCTTGCCTGCTACAAAGCCATGGCGTCTTCGCAACCGGGCCATCTGCGGAAAAAGCCGTCAAGGCCGCTGTGATGACAGAAGATAACGCCGCCATCGTCTGGACGGCCCTGCAAATGGGCACGCCACTGACGAT
The Phototrophicus methaneseepsis DNA segment above includes these coding regions:
- a CDS encoding globin domain-containing protein; protein product: MITITNKQKILLHYTLLHLDQEQVGKIFYDHVLVVMPHFRVHFKDLKLQQHRFVSFLIKIIHTLDEPEKLQVVLRELTQQHTHLSLKPAHFNKMGDALIVSLEEVLGDKYTPEIGDAWRALYHSIAEVMLSQV
- a CDS encoding GNAT family N-acetyltransferase, with protein sequence MAVIVKPEMADSHVAQALIRELSVELGAMYGDEGDGGFVPADAMLPRSVFLVAWVDDQPAGCGALRPMEDASIGEIKRMFVRQPMRGQGISRHLLEALEANARQFGYTRLKLETGVLQPQAIGLYESAGFYICPCYGEYKDDPLSVCYEKTLIS
- a CDS encoding GNAT family N-acetyltransferase, whose product is MELTYRGATLEDVALLARMNKQLIEDENSRNPMSVEQLEARMKRWLQDSYEAVFIMHGDDVVGYMLYRTIDDEYFPYNSNIHIRQYFVMRSWRRRGIGQIAFEQIVSDFFPGESAITLDVLERNPEAKQFWLKLGFAVYHTTLRREGNGEEPPELMPR
- a CDS encoding metallophosphoesterase family protein, coding for MRLAFISDIHGNSIGLDAVLEDIEARGGVDATYFLGDYVAIGPDPVNVLRRIRQVPNAAFIRGNTDRYLYEGAFPPPSLEDAAQDPEMVPVVVEVYSGFCWTQGAIAHFDERDADPLYWMHWLEALPMEMRLTLPDGTRVLLVHARPGYDDGVEGLYPDMSDEDVAALFVGHDADCIIVGHTHWQLECRVKGVHIINPGSVGNPKGTPLAKYALLEADENGYEINLHQVAFDIQAVLDQLVQVRHPAPHYIQTFYSDNGKKQA
- a CDS encoding glycosyltransferase family 39 protein, giving the protein MNANANTHETTPHPMPWAAWLALVLIWLLSLIPKLLGAHNMVWEIDIVPVVMRTTDWLAGGSFPAFGTLSSVAAYNWPMLVWLNAPAVILTNDPFWGMLLTGIIWNAISTFAVFRLSNDLFGLQVGLVAAALFTYHETAIAGTYTAWAQLLLPGFYALTLYALWRWHTTDRGAYLAMAGIVATAGFMTHFGAVLLYPAMFIIALVIGARWQWRWLLIGTLGVLVLIAPYLAFEAERDFADIRAFLSRDALVGQAALDAVAYLKPEGGPIAPPYDGPQPIEQPASDDAITAPSIATEQAPTPQPPTSPEVVTPAQPTPSRSIVERLVGFIVTIPEQFRYAFWLAFQGTPQGLGPFNDWGVIVRHVMSSLFIGGSLFAIVQVSLRLYRQGWRQFRQVITGTWAGHMLILLLFLLVIQAGFVVTRTPPWEQPTYYPGFVSVQMMMVAATLDACLRWLVPQQRLQRGLLMVAVTIMAAVGGLDRVGRVLNYDDSQHTPANAWLYRHIEAVADYIAQDWQGREPLTISYDIMPEMRNYWWIIPWNQVDPAYTMGLPYDYLLSLQGLTNANTNPIGWADDADYIVVWEPGLARHDLADYEVTRFGTVYVLKPR
- a CDS encoding TrmH family RNA methyltransferase, coding for MPSQEVLEGHISVRAAIEAHSRPIETLYIREGILNKSAHALLRLAQAEQIPFERVPDAMIEQVTNGNSHGGVAALVGERRTLPLAELAQDEAAPLIIMLDGQEDPFNFGQAVRSLYAAGVHGLVLRPREWASATSIVARSSAGASERIPIAYAETAEDAVQHFKARGMQAVALDADPKASTIYAYDWRQPTFALIGGEKRGLSRGIANAVDAVLQLPYGRDFRRSLGMSPTAAVVAFEAMRQRLS
- a CDS encoding M20/M25/M40 family metallo-hydrolase, with amino-acid sequence MKRRSFSLIQLSCLIGLTLLLSACNLGTAQSDAYVTMVPRATATPPPTLGVESGGQLQQPDLTLGGVQTPVVDPSVEIKNLLNQVDPERMRAHIQYLQNVQTRHILSSQTGATGIGAAQRYIEEQFRLISDSSGGNLTVPTPHAFTAYNTATQSATNYNVFAYIQGSETNAGIYVIGAHYDSVGPNLKDPTIAAPGANDNGSGVAGMLEIARILSQRRYRATLIFVAFSAEEHERQGSKAFVNDIILGSGMDVLGMINIDSIGNADDNSGNIDDHELSVYSDDSNSSQSRQMARMAEMISDYYGLDMRLEVETSRDREGRYGDHFSFSDAGVPAIRFINTLEQWPNASANDLIQYIEFDYLTRATQSIMMFVLTVADGPRLPRCDIVLRPVQNDTQTLIWNPLEDATGYMVFFRLADSLHYDGYVETLESRLAAQSNLFSQYGAITVAARGRNGIIGPFCDEYLVGQQFVASP
- a CDS encoding ribulokinase, whose protein sequence is MYTIGVDFGTLSGRAVLVDTRDGREVAQAVYEYPHAVMDEKLPSGKSLPPEWALQHPQDYLDVFYKTIPAVIKESGIDPNEVKGIGIDFTASTPMPVMADGTPLCFVPGYEDEPHAYVKLWKHHAGQPQADKINAVARERGESWLPRYGGKYSSEWFFSKLLQILEEAPDVYNKFDVFIEAADWVIWQLCGQMTRNTCTLGYKMLYQDGSYPSEAYFAALNPAFADVISTKVTGDFSPLGGRAGGLTEAMAEKLGLPADIAIAVGNVDAHVTAPAVKATGPGVMVMIMGTSTCHIMSAEKLEEVEGMCGVVDGGIIDGLYGYEAGQSGVGDIFAWFVDNAVPAEYQEAADKAGMNLHAYLEQEAAKQKVGEHGLIALDWWNGNRSTLVDVDLSGLLVGATLATRAPDIYRALIESTAFGTREIIEAFEGNGVAVNELVAAGGLPEKNALLRQIYADITGRTFKLAGSSQSPALGSAIHAAVAAGLYEDVAAAGEKMGKLKEEVVTPIPENQAVYDKLYAEYKTLYDYFGRGENDVMKRLKKIRNTAKGED
- a CDS encoding L-ribulose-5-phosphate 4-epimerase: MLLPELRQIVCELHAELPKNSLVAWTSGNISGRDPETGLVVIKPSGVTFAELTPENMVVVDIDGKIVEGDYKASSDTASHCYIYRHMPDVNGIVHTHSRYATAFATLGREIPCVTTAMSDEFGGPIPCGGFALIGGEEIGQVVVETIKDHRSPSCLLQSHGVFATGPSAEKAVKAAVMTEDNAAIVWTALQMGTPLTIDPADIDKLYDRYQNVYGQ